The Brassica napus cultivar Da-Ae chromosome C7, Da-Ae, whole genome shotgun sequence genomic interval GGCTTTCATTGTTTATTGCCTGTTGGGCTGTTAATTTGGACCCTCTTACATGATACATGAAGATCGTCTCTCTTCTCAGTGCGACGGCGAAGCGTGACGTCTGAGATTCCTTTCGCTGTCTGAAACGGTTCGACTAATCAAATCGaactctcatcttcttcttttattttctcttctcttccctCTAGAGTTTCAGGCAATTTCTCTTCCGCCTCCCTCCGTCGCCTTTCTCagtttgattaatttcaaaattattatccCGAATTGTGTCTGTGCTGGGCATGTCAATGTTCTTTCTTCTCGATCCTGTGATTTAACCTTTTAGGTTTACGATTCATAGAGCTTAATTAATTAGTATTTGTTTCACTGGTAGTTTGCCTTTATTGAGTTTGTGTAATCTATCATTAATTGGGTTAACATTACTCTCTTTGCCCTATTCTTTCGCTTAAAAATCTGAACTTTGAGAGCCTTTGTGACTGCTTGTGCAGGATGTTAGTTGGGTTCAGAACATCATATATTTTGGTTCTAGATGTCTGGCAACAAAGATGGATGATTGGGGTAAGATGTATACATTAactattctttatatatatatatatatatagatactgACTACTTTCGGTTAGTAATCAGCCCTCTTGGAGCGAGCAGTACGTGTACGAGACGCTCTTTGTGGTGTTAGCTGAGTTTGAAGAGCGATGCAAGGAGCCGGAACGTGCTAGGTTTATCTACAATTTGCTCTTGATCATATTCCTACAAGGAGAGCTTAGGATTTGTATAAAAAGTTTGTGGCGTTTGAGAAACAGCATGGTGATAAGGAAGGGATTGCGGATGCCATTGCTGGGAATAGGAGGTTTCAGTATGAAGATGAAGTGAGGAAGAACCCTTTGAACTATGATTCTTGGTTTGATTACGTTATGCTTGAAGAAACTGTTGGGAACAAAGATAGGATAAGAGAGATCTAGGAGAGGGCTATTGCTAATATTCCACCTGTTGAAGAGAAATGATACTGGCAAACACACATCTATCTCTGGTGAGTTTATTctttttcagtttggttttggCAATAATGCATAATCGATTTAGCTAGAATTAGAATATTTACTTCTTATGTAGTTATGTGAATCATGCTTTGGATAAGaaggttaattttttaaactgaGTTGTTAGAGTTTGATCATGGTTTGCATAATTAGTTTCTTTAACAGTGAAAGCtattattgtttgtcttttatttgcatatttggTTATGCGATTTTGAAATAATGCAGAATTATTTTAGAATGTTGGGTTCATGGTTTGCGTAAAATGTTGATCATGCTACGCATAAGAATGTTAATatgggtttgggtttggttgACTTAGTCAGTATTAGCTCTCATTGAGTTTTAAGCTGCACATTGAGGTCACAATTAATTTATTGAAATAGATTGTTGCATTACGTGGAAAGCTattgttgtttgtttgtcttttattAGCATATTTTGATCTGCGATTTACTGAAATTGACACTGATATAACTAATTGGTGTAGGATTAACTATGCATTTTATGAAGAGATTAAAACGGAAGATGTGGAGCGTACACGAGATGTATACTGGTACGCCAAAGCCTACCTGTTCTGAAACTTGTGAAGTTACTTTCATTTGTGTTTCACTCTAGCAGTTTAGTCTGACTGTTTGTATTCATCTTACCAAACATTACATAGAATGTCTTAAGCTTATCCAAATTTTTCTTTGCCAAAATATGGTTGCTTGCTGCTCAGTTTGAAATCCGGCAATTGAATCTCGCCGGTGCTCGGTAGATATGAGGAAACGCTATTGGGAAAGCTCCAAAAACTAAGGTAAGCATGAAATGTGCTTGAACGTTATATGTTTCATTGCTCTCATTTAACGTACttatttttggttatatttttcttctgtaAACAGATATTCAAGAACTACATTGAGATTGAGCTCCAGCTGGGAAACATAGATAGATGTAGAAAGCTTTATGAGCTTTATCTTGAGTGGTTTCCAGAGAATTGCTATGCTTGGAGCAAATACGCTGAGCTAGAGAGGTCTCTTGCTGAGACTGAACTAGCTAGAACTATCTTTGAGCTTGCAATATCTCAGCCAGCACTTGACATGCCCTAACTGCTATGAAGGTAAAATATTCAGTCCAATAGattcaaaaaagtaaaatattccTCAGACTTTTGAATCGCTTGGatcattgaaatttttttttttgtgtgtgtggcAGGCGTTCATGATATCAAAAGGAGAATCGGAGAGGACACGAGCTTTATATGAGCGACTATTGGACCGCACAAAGCATTACAAGGTGTGGCGGTGTGGGTTTGGTTTGCAAAGTGTGAAGCTTCTGCTGCGgaacaagaagaagacgaggaagaggaagacCAAGAAAAAATAGATGCTATTGAACTCAACAAAGAGTACATCAGACGTACAGGTAACATTATAACTACATGTTATAAGAATTTTGATTATAACCTTGAGACATGTATTAACTGTTAAGAGGGAATATTCAATGCAGAAAAATGTATCAATGGATCAGCTGCAATCaccaatttatattaaaatgaacaGGGGGGGGAGCTTGATATTTTTGTAAACGATGGAGGCTCCATCATGGAGAATCGGGGATGGTCTCTCAAGTGGTATATGGAGCTACACAATGTCTTTATAAATTAATCCAACTCTCagaacagattttttttttcgatctCAACAATTTTATCAtgtatttttctctgtttttcaataaattttgagaGCTCTGCAAATCTGTCGAGAACACTTAGCAATTGTAAAGGAGATTCCTTTTATTCATATTTGATATCGTGACATCATTTATATGTAACAACATAGTATGTAACCTACAGCTATACACATTAAGTTACAGAACGTAACCGATCTATATATGGCCAAATACTTATCAAGGTTACAAACATCCAACTTGAATAGAAAACACTTAACTCAAAATAAGTTTACAAACATCCAACTTGAATAGAAAACACTTAACtcaaaatttgtatttataaaaatttgtaaataaattaaaacgcTTCAATTTATAAACCACTTTCTACTAACAAATTCATGATAAAGTACAAGATGTATCATGAATGGTTATTCGATTGTTTCTTATAAACTTTAATTTGAGATATGAGATTAATATGTAGTGTACAAATTAAATAGGATAAAAGTAATCACTGTTTTGTTAAAATgtatgagaaaaaaatataattgtaggATTATATTGACgcttaaaatttctaaaataaatagataaaattgtTGTAAAACAATTATGAATCTTAATACTATTTTTAGTTAgagtaaattaaaaattaaaacataaattttcctCTTAGTTTATTCACATGCCCGCCCGTAGAGCGGGTTTACCctagtatttatattatttttaactttattgaaaaCTGTGTAACAAATTAGATTTTGCAGTTATGTTTTTAACTGGttgaatgatttttaaattatatttgtaaagttactttttggagaaaaatagatttcttaatctttgtgcaaTGAATCAAAACATCATGTATTGTGAAAGAGAGGGAGTAGtactctaaaaatatttagaatacacatttcgCGCTTAGCCTATCGCTCTAAAATTTGTAGAAATCAGAATCTACtgattactataaatctaaaacctgtagaaatcgaaatctacacattattataaatctaaaatttttagaaaatgagTTCTACAGATTTATTGTAAATCTAAAACTTGTAGAAAtcgaaatctacacattactataaatctaaaaactgTAGAAACCGAGTTCTACAGATTtattgtattctacggataagaacaATCAGTTccgaaaaatatggaaaaaaaatatttggaaatattcagtttccatatatgaaataatcatttttcatttaaaaaaataaaaaaaaatcatgggaCATAAAGTGTAGGTTtaggtttttttattttattttttgatttgaagatttttaatgttttcttttatttaaattactttagttatttattatattttaatatttacaattgttttgttaattgtaatttcaaatttataattgaatttaagggcattattactattttaaaaataattagcctAATGATACATAAAATATGTAAGATTAGTCTAATGAGACATACTTACTATTTTTTGgtctaaaaaacaattttcccattgtttttttttgtgcaccaaTGTTATATGCACCACGAGTCTGGTCATGAATTTACTTCACCTttctttatatttgaaagaaactaaatatatgatcatttatttatttaaaagatataaaagttattgtttatattcgaccagaaatatttattttagttaatatctagtaataacacaaaataataaaaataaaatattattttgttgctTTAGTATAACTGCACTAtccaaaatacaattttttttgataaatttctaaataaatatgtgtattttatttattttttgattaaatgttttatttaccaaatattttcattttcaattaTCAGTAATCATAAATTTACTtactataatataaaatatataaataagattactatttacattaataaccatttccaataatttcatataatgaaaatttattaatataaaatttacaaatgtagaaaatttctttaattgataattttacaatattcaaatataattattagttaaaaattattaatgacacctaatattaaaaatacatcaattacttcttctttttttttttttttgtcaaatatcAATAAATCGAAAAAACGATAGGCACGCGGATCCAAATCTATTATTCAAAGGTGAGGATTAAACCGATACAAAACCATTTATGAGGTTCAGTGCTGGCATCTAAGCAgtgaattaaattattaaaacgtTGAGGGCTGATCTgtgggaaaaagaaaagagaaggaaaaacctaaaaaaatcCAATTCGAGAGCCTGATTGATTACGCGATCTCGCGGATTCGAGAAGATGTACCAATGGAGGAAATTCGAATTCTTCGAGGAGAAATACGGAGGCAAGATACCTGAAGACGTGACGGGAGAGATACAATGCTGTTCAAGTGGCCGTGGCAAAGTCGTCATCGGCTCCAGTGACGGATCCGTCAGCTTCCTCGATCGTGGTATCAAGTTCGATTCCGGTTTCCAAGCGCATTCTTCCTCCGTCCTCTTCCTTCAACATCTCAAGGTTTCGCTCCATTTCTCCATCTTCGATCAAATATTAAAGCTGATGATCAGTTCTGTAATCCGATTATTAGTTTCATCAACGAAGGAACTATGAGCGGTTGTAATTTTACATTTCTAATTTGCCTTTTATGTTTTGTGATTATCATCATAGCAAAGGAACTTCCTGGTGACCGTGGGAGAAGATGAACAGATATCGTCGCAGCAGTCAGGGATGTGCCTGAAGGTATTTGACCTCGACAAAGCGCAGGAGGAAAGCACGAGCTCCTCGGCTCCCGAATGCATTGGTATCTTAAGGATATTCACCAATCAGTTTCCTGAAGCTAAGGTggtagaaaataatatatttttttttaatgcgttaacatatatgatttgatgTTTCTTGACGGAGAATGATACCATGTGCCATTGCAGATTACTTCTTTTCTTGTCCTGGAGGAAGTTCCACCAATATTGCTCATAGCCATTGGCTTAGATAATGGCTGTGTTTATTGTGTCAAAGGAGACATTGCACGAGAGCGTATCACCAGGTTTAAGCTTCAAGTAGACGGAGTTTCAGACAAAAGACAAACCCCTATCACTGGCTTGGGCTTCAGGTTGGATGGTCTGTCGCTTCTGCTGTTTGCTGTAACTCCAGACTCGGTGAACTCGTTTGCTATGCAAGCACAGCCTCCTAGACTGCAGACGTTGGATCATATTGGGAGCAGTGTCAATACTGTTACAATGAGTGACCGTTCGGTATATACTTCTACTTGAATcttcttttgttattttcttctaGAAGTTTGATGCATCCTGTGTTCTGCAGGAATTGATAGTTGGTCGACCTGAAGCTGTTTATTTCTATGAAGTTGATGGACGTGGTCCTTGCTGGGCTTTTGAAGGAGAGAAGAAGTTCATGGGCTGGTTCCGTGGCTACCTTCTATGTGTTATAGCTGATCCCAAAACTGGGACGAACGTTTTCAATGTCTACGACCTCAGGAATCGGCTGATAGCGTATAGTCTGGTCGTCGATAAAATCTCCAACATGCTCTGCGAGTGGGGAAATGTAATTCTTATAACGGCTGACAAATCATTGTTATGCGTTGCGGAGAAAGATATGGAAAGCAAGTTGGATATGCTGTTCAAGAAAAACCTCTACACTGTGGCGATCAATCTTGTCCAGAGTCAACATGCTGATGCTTCTGCTACTGCCAATGTGATGAGGAAGTATGGAGATCACTTATATGGCAAACAAGATTATGACGAAGCTATGTCTCAGTACATCAACACGATTGGCTATCTTGAACCATCGTTTGTGATACAGAAGTTTCTGGATGCACAGAGGATCTACAATCTTACTAATTACCTGGAGAAATTGCATGAGAAGGGTCTAGCATCAAAAGACCACACAACTCTTTTGCTTAACTGTTACACTAAACTGAAGGATGTAGAAAAGCTGAACACGTTCATTAGGAAGGAAGATGGGATCGGCGAGCTCAAGTTCGACGTGGAAACAGCCATCAGGGTCTGTCGCGCAGCTAACTACCACGAGCATGCGATGTATGTTGCGAAAAAGGCAGGAAAACATGAGTGGTATCTGAAAATTTTGCTTGAGGATCTTGGAAACTACGACGAAGCGTTGCAATATATTTCGAGTCTTGAACCAAGTCAAGCTGGAGTAACAATAAAAGAGTATGGTAAGATCCTTATAGAGCACAAGCCAAAGGAGGCGATTGATATACTA includes:
- the LOC111212423 gene encoding vacuolar protein-sorting-associated protein 11 homolog translates to MYQWRKFEFFEEKYGGKIPEDVTGEIQCCSSGRGKVVIGSSDGSVSFLDRGIKFDSGFQAHSSSVLFLQHLKQRNFLVTVGEDEQISSQQSGMCLKVFDLDKAQEESTSSSAPECIGILRIFTNQFPEAKITSFLVLEEVPPILLIAIGLDNGCVYCVKGDIARERITRFKLQVDGVSDKRQTPITGLGFRLDGLSLLLFAVTPDSVNSFAMQAQPPRLQTLDHIGSSVNTVTMSDRSELIVGRPEAVYFYEVDGRGPCWAFEGEKKFMGWFRGYLLCVIADPKTGTNVFNVYDLRNRLIAYSLVVDKISNMLCEWGNVILITADKSLLCVAEKDMESKLDMLFKKNLYTVAINLVQSQHADASATANVMRKYGDHLYGKQDYDEAMSQYINTIGYLEPSFVIQKFLDAQRIYNLTNYLEKLHEKGLASKDHTTLLLNCYTKLKDVEKLNTFIRKEDGIGELKFDVETAIRVCRAANYHEHAMYVAKKAGKHEWYLKILLEDLGNYDEALQYISSLEPSQAGVTIKEYGKILIEHKPKEAIDILMRLCTEQGTSNGVYLSMLPSPVDFINVFVQHPHSLMDFLERYAEIVKDSPAQAEINNTLLELYLSKDLNFPSISLSENGVDQNFTDQSVAAAMSKTGSGKKKIADSNDTIEKDCVERQQKGLELLKLGWPSDQEQPLYDVDLAIILCEMNSFKEGLLYLYEKMKLYKEVIACYMQNHDHEGLIACCKKLGDSGKGGDPSLWADLLKYFGEIGEDCTKEVKEVLTYIERDDILPPIIVLQTLAKNPCLTLSVVKDYIARKLEQESKIIEEDRRAVEKYQETTKNMRKEIEDLRTNARIFQLSKCTACTFTLDIPAVHFMCMHSFHQRCLGDNETECPECASEYRSVVEMKRSLEQNSKDQALFFQQVKSSKDGFSVIAEYFGKGIISKTSD